In Lactuca sativa cultivar Salinas chromosome 5, Lsat_Salinas_v11, whole genome shotgun sequence, the DNA window TATACGTTCTGTACTCTGGATGAACACTTTCACTGTTTATGGTTCTGACTAGTTTCTACAGAAATGGAAATCATTCCTCCTGTGTTTGGAATCAGTTCATTTACTCCAGACAAATTGGCCAATTGAAGGACTAATTTCATTCCAAGATTTTACAATTTACATCACTCTTCCCATCTTCATACTTTTACCCTTTAACTTTGATTTCATTAGGGTGATTCAATTCCCTTGTTTGCTTTCAACCTTCTGCTTCAGAAAGTGTCAGTTAAAATGAGAATATGCTTGTTTGATGAGACCTCGACATTACCATGCTAATGTAATGAATCCATATTCTATTTGCAGGAAAGGAGACATGAAGGTTAAGCTTTTGCGTATCCTTAAGATATCACTTTTACATTTCAATTTTATCAGATTAATTAAAAATTCATTGTTTCTGTTCTTTCTTAACCAATTTGCCAACAAAATTCCGGCGAACATATAAACAGAGTATGTCTTCcaccattttttttttcaaaagaaaaagaaaaatttgatttatgaatTATGGAAGGAATTGAAATTGTATTTTTGTTTGTTGATTGGTGTATAGATGGCATGCAGTAGCTTCATGGACATGGGATGCTCAAGATGAGACATGTGGGATATGTAGAATGGCTTTTGATGGTTGTTGTCCTGATTGTAAACTCCCTGGTGATGATTGCCCACTAAGTAAGTCTctctttgttttattttaaaatatagtttaggggtattttggtcatttaataAAAAAGGAAGAATGAAATTGAATCTCTTCAACAATCCATTCACACCAAAGAATGGTGAAATCCATCGGACATGGAATTTGAATGATTCTGACTGAATTGAATTCCATTAATTTGGTAACTAAGCATGCGACggaatggaatcttgaattccgattccggtgttatttgtttgtttgtttgtgtgtgtAGTTTGGGGTGCTTGCAACCATGCTTTCCATCTTCACTGCATTCTGAAATGGATAAATTCACAGACTCCCCAGGCACACTGCCCCATGTGCCGGAGGGAATGGCAGTTTAAAGAATGAGCCTCCAccggaattggaattggaattccATTCCTTTCCATTCTCGCGTCTCAATGCAAATGACTATGTAATTCAATTCCTTTGTAATTGAGTGAGAAAATCGATGGAATTCAGTTGTAATCTTCTTTCATTTCTATAAATGATTGAAATGCATTTTGTAAACCTATAATTGGTGGCATTGTAGTGTGTTGATTTTTTTCTATTATGTAATTAATTTTTGGTAGTTTGCTTTGTGTTGATAAATTAATGttattaaatatgtaaaattatttttttttacgtAAAAAGTTATGAACGGgaaactaaaaaaataatttaaatatttttacaaGTAATTTTAAATAAGTTTTGTGAACAAGAAATAATAAAACAACATGATTTTGTCATTTGTCATTATCTACTTCCATATTTTATGACATACATACCAAACATAGATATACAATTACAAATTAAATATTCATATTCCATTTG includes these proteins:
- the LOC111880970 gene encoding anaphase-promoting complex subunit 11, translated to MEWHAVASWTWDAQDETCGICRMAFDGCCPDCKLPGDDCPLIWGACNHAFHLHCILKWINSQTPQAHCPMCRREWQFKE